One Astyanax mexicanus isolate ESR-SI-001 chromosome 3, AstMex3_surface, whole genome shotgun sequence genomic region harbors:
- the lratd2a gene encoding protein LRATD2a, with amino-acid sequence MGNHGDKPAPLSYAEVPTADPDPGEDTPRIGVSYVFATDDDDDEEEENQSRNQNQERGEHGEERGDWPDGERRRREDELPCAVYHLDECVYEKHSTPTDTLSPEQLLQTCRPGDLVEFVAAGQYPHWVVHVGGSQVVHLHRAEVKSSYLGQASQGRRGRVVSELYRFRPLSPDVVVQKAMEQVGIAGRDLSWRNSECFAAWCKFGRREFKMGGELRIGKQPYRLMLILPGKQCHVLEFQSLEDLIMERRRNDQIGKMAVIQELATHLTHDGGSRGGQKGH; translated from the coding sequence ATGGGCAACCACGGGGACAAGCCTGCCCCTCTGAGTTACGCCGAAGTGCCCACAGCTGATCCGGACCCCGGCGAGGACACCCCGCGGATCGGCGTGTCGTACGTGTTCGCCACAGATGACGACGAcgacgaggaggaggagaaccAGAGCAGGAACCAGAACCAGGAGCGCGGCGAGCACGGGGAGGAGCGGGGGGACTGGCCGGATGGAGAGCGCAGGAGGCGGGAGGACGAGCTGCCGTGCGCCGTGTACCACCTGGACGAGTGTGTGTACGAGAAACACTCGACCCCCACTGACACTCTGTCTCCAGAGCAGCTGCTCCAGACCTGCAGGCCGGGAGATCTGGTGGAGTTCGTGGCTGCCGGGCAGTACCCCCACTGGGTCGTGCATGTTGGGGGGTCCCAGGTGGTCCACCTCCACCGGGCTGAGGTAAAGAGCAGCTACCTGGGCCAAGCCAGCCAGGGCAGGCGGGGCAGGGTGGTCAGCGAGCTCTACAGGTTCAGGCCCCTCAGCCCTGATGTTGTGGTGCAGAAAGCCATGGAGCAGGTGGGCATCGCTGGCAGAGATCTCAGCTGGAGGAACTCTGAGTGCTTCGCTGCCTGGTGCAAGTTCGGCCGCAGGGAGTTCAAGATGGGTGGGGAGCTGAGGATAGGTAAGCAGCCGTACAGGTTGATGCTGATCCTGCCAGGCAAGCAGTGCCATGTGCTGGAGTTTCAGAGTCTGGAGGACTTGATCATGGAGAGGAGGCGGAATGACCAGATTGGCAAAATGGCTGTGATCCAGGAGCTGGCCACTCATTTAACCCACGATGGAGGAAGCAGGGGGGGACAGAAGGGTCACTGA